A part of Oceaniferula flava genomic DNA contains:
- a CDS encoding polyphosphate polymerase domain-containing protein, with translation MIFPRVDRTESKFVIPLTTKDALVTEVEKHAAYDQEAGGVAQYPIISQYYDNAFRDCYWEKQRGQQSRRKLRIRVYGSDQSDIPPTTFIEVKHKCDGRGVKRRRRMPMQQALDLAEGRVDGREIKRENMSREERMLLAEVLSLVEQREFKFLCTLRYDRQAYVGADDAPDLRITFDTGIACRFEQLDLRADDQRFEHYLLDRDLCVMEVKTNTVVPSWLRDLVGDKHLVRQGFSKFCTAVERYDPVVRAAIYGPNTVPFLKQEDVGERDGVLPVAITTRTARTT, from the coding sequence ATGATATTTCCTCGTGTAGACCGCACCGAGTCCAAGTTTGTCATTCCATTGACAACGAAGGACGCGCTGGTGACTGAAGTGGAAAAACATGCAGCCTACGATCAAGAAGCCGGAGGCGTGGCGCAGTATCCGATCATCAGTCAATACTACGACAACGCATTCCGTGATTGTTACTGGGAAAAACAGCGCGGCCAGCAAAGTCGGCGCAAGCTGAGAATTCGTGTCTACGGCTCCGATCAAAGCGACATTCCACCGACGACATTTATCGAGGTGAAACACAAGTGCGATGGTCGTGGCGTGAAACGCCGGCGGCGGATGCCGATGCAGCAGGCACTCGATCTGGCGGAAGGGCGGGTCGATGGTCGTGAGATCAAGCGGGAAAACATGTCGCGTGAAGAGCGGATGCTGCTCGCCGAAGTGCTCAGCTTGGTGGAGCAGCGTGAATTTAAATTTCTCTGCACCCTGAGATACGACCGGCAGGCCTACGTAGGCGCCGATGATGCACCGGATCTCCGGATCACCTTTGACACCGGCATTGCGTGTCGATTTGAGCAGCTCGACCTACGCGCTGACGACCAACGTTTCGAACACTACCTGCTCGACAGGGATCTCTGTGTGATGGAGGTGAAAACCAACACCGTGGTGCCGAGTTGGCTGCGTGATTTGGTGGGGGATAAACATTTGGTGCGACAGGGGTTCAGTAAATTCTGCACTGCGGTGGAGCGCTATGACCCGGTGGTGCGAGCTGCGATCTACGGGCCTAACACAGTGCCGTTTTTGAAACAGGAGGACGTTGGTGAGCGCGATGGGGTTTTACCCGTAGCCATAACCACCCGCACAGCCAGAACCACCTGA
- a CDS encoding DUF4956 domain-containing protein, producing the protein MFAFLDSLFAAGGSSPGAVEIVVAVIVSLILNLLVAILYKATYRGNSYSQDYVHTLVIIGTVVTVIILIVRGEGGGQIAFGMFAAFSIIRFRRNLTQARDLAFIFVSMAIGLSVGALPLGQLWLAVVVLCIVAGAIFAMAQGDLFAPRRVSHSLRVRVTNDINYDEAFDPIFALFTEASELRSVESVQAGMMTELRYDITLKESGSVADFMEKMQVASGNNRVLLSRIRGNDLGV; encoded by the coding sequence ATGTTTGCATTTTTAGATTCACTCTTCGCTGCCGGCGGTAGCTCTCCTGGCGCTGTTGAAATTGTTGTCGCAGTGATTGTTAGCCTGATCCTGAACTTGTTAGTAGCGATCCTCTACAAGGCGACGTATCGCGGAAATTCCTACTCTCAGGACTACGTGCACACCTTGGTGATCATCGGCACGGTGGTCACTGTCATCATTCTCATCGTACGCGGCGAGGGTGGGGGGCAGATTGCCTTTGGTATGTTTGCCGCCTTCTCGATTATTCGTTTCCGGCGCAACCTGACCCAGGCACGGGATCTTGCCTTTATTTTCGTCTCCATGGCCATCGGCCTGTCGGTGGGGGCTTTGCCGCTGGGGCAGCTGTGGTTGGCCGTGGTGGTGTTGTGTATTGTGGCGGGGGCGATCTTCGCCATGGCTCAGGGGGATCTGTTTGCTCCCCGCCGAGTCAGTCACAGCCTACGGGTCAGAGTGACCAATGACATCAACTACGACGAGGCCTTTGATCCGATCTTTGCCCTGTTCACCGAGGCGTCAGAGCTGCGCAGTGTGGAGTCTGTCCAAGCGGGAATGATGACCGAGCTGCGCTATGACATCACGCTGAAGGAATCAGGGAGTGTGGCCGATTTTATGGAGAAAATGCAGGTCGCCAGTGGCAACAACCGGGTGCTGCTCTCGAGGATCCGAGGCAATGATCTTGGTGTGTAG
- the sucC gene encoding ADP-forming succinate--CoA ligase subunit beta, producing the protein MNIHEYQAKELFEKYGVASPNGQVASTAEEAKAAAQSLGNGNLVIKAQVHAGGRGKGTFKNGFQGGVHLIESPDQAAEFAEKMIGQTLVTKQTGEEGKLVSKVMIAEAVDIERELYLAILMDRETCRPVIVASTEGGMDIEEVAENTPDKIVREFIHPLAGLQGYEVRKLAKALELSGDQAKQFGKLLANLYTLFLKSDCSMVEINPLVVTPDGQVLALDAKFGFDDNALYRHPDIVAYRDTDEEDPREVEASKFDLNYIGLDGNIACLVNGAGLAMATMDIIKHCGGDPANFLDVGGGATKEQVSAAFKIILGDPNVKGILVNIFGGIMQCDIIAEGILAAAKETGLSIPLIVRLEGTNVDKGRELIANSDLDVITAESLNDAAEKAVAAVSA; encoded by the coding sequence ATGAATATTCACGAGTATCAGGCGAAGGAGTTGTTTGAAAAATACGGTGTAGCCAGTCCTAACGGACAGGTCGCCTCAACAGCTGAAGAAGCTAAAGCCGCGGCTCAGTCCCTCGGTAATGGCAATCTAGTTATCAAAGCCCAGGTTCACGCCGGCGGCCGCGGTAAAGGAACTTTTAAAAATGGCTTCCAAGGTGGGGTTCACCTCATCGAAAGCCCCGATCAAGCGGCTGAGTTCGCTGAGAAAATGATCGGCCAGACACTGGTCACCAAGCAGACCGGCGAGGAAGGAAAACTCGTCAGCAAGGTGATGATTGCCGAGGCGGTCGATATCGAACGTGAGCTTTACCTCGCGATCCTGATGGACCGCGAAACCTGCCGTCCAGTGATCGTTGCCAGCACCGAAGGTGGTATGGACATCGAGGAAGTGGCGGAGAACACTCCAGACAAGATTGTCCGTGAGTTCATCCACCCACTTGCAGGTCTTCAAGGTTACGAGGTGCGCAAGCTGGCCAAGGCGCTTGAGCTCTCCGGCGACCAGGCGAAGCAATTCGGCAAGCTGCTTGCCAATCTTTACACCCTCTTCCTCAAGAGCGACTGCTCGATGGTGGAAATCAACCCACTGGTGGTCACTCCTGACGGTCAGGTGCTCGCTCTCGATGCCAAGTTTGGTTTCGACGACAATGCTCTCTACCGCCATCCGGATATCGTCGCCTACCGCGACACCGACGAGGAAGACCCTCGCGAAGTGGAGGCATCCAAGTTTGATCTGAACTACATCGGTCTCGATGGCAACATTGCCTGCCTGGTGAATGGAGCCGGCCTCGCCATGGCCACCATGGACATCATCAAGCACTGCGGTGGTGATCCGGCCAACTTCCTCGATGTAGGAGGTGGCGCAACCAAAGAGCAGGTATCCGCTGCTTTCAAAATCATCCTTGGCGACCCGAACGTCAAAGGCATCCTGGTCAACATCTTCGGTGGCATCATGCAGTGTGACATCATTGCTGAGGGCATCCTGGCTGCAGCCAAAGAGACCGGCCTCAGCATCCCGCTGATCGTTCGCCTCGAGGGCACCAACGTTGACAAAGGTCGCGAGCTGATCGCGAACTCTGATCTCGATGTCATCACCGCCGAAAGCCTGAACGACGCTGCGGAAAAAGCCGTCGCCGCCGTCAGCGCGTAA
- the sucD gene encoding succinate--CoA ligase subunit alpha — MSILVDENTKVLVQGITGGFGGKHAQLSLDYGTQIVAGVTPGKGGQTFGEKTPVFDTVSEAAGETGATVSAIFVPPPFAADAILEAVDAELDLVVCITEGIPVADMMRVKEIMKGSKTRLIGPNCPGIVTPGRGENSHGGCRIGIAPGYIHKRGNVGVVSRSGTLTYEAVYQLTELGYGQSTCVGIGGDPINGTSHLDVLKMFNDDDETEAIIMIGEIGGNAEAEAARWAKENCKKPIAGFIAGATAPPGRRMGHAGAIVGGEEDTAEAKKKILAECGIAVSETPSDMGKTLVGML; from the coding sequence ATGTCCATTTTAGTTGATGAAAATACCAAGGTGCTTGTGCAAGGCATCACCGGAGGATTCGGCGGCAAACACGCCCAGCTGAGCCTCGATTACGGAACGCAAATCGTCGCAGGTGTCACTCCCGGAAAAGGAGGCCAAACCTTCGGTGAGAAGACTCCTGTTTTTGACACCGTTTCCGAAGCTGCCGGTGAGACCGGAGCTACTGTTTCTGCCATTTTCGTGCCACCTCCGTTCGCGGCGGATGCCATTCTCGAAGCTGTCGACGCCGAGCTCGATCTCGTTGTCTGCATCACCGAGGGCATTCCTGTTGCCGATATGATGCGTGTGAAGGAAATCATGAAAGGCAGCAAGACGCGCCTCATCGGGCCTAACTGCCCAGGCATCGTGACTCCAGGTCGTGGTGAGAACTCCCACGGCGGCTGCCGCATCGGCATCGCTCCTGGCTACATTCACAAGCGTGGTAACGTAGGTGTGGTTTCCCGCTCCGGCACCCTAACTTACGAAGCCGTCTATCAGCTCACCGAGCTCGGTTACGGTCAGTCTACCTGCGTCGGTATCGGTGGTGATCCAATCAACGGCACCTCCCACCTCGACGTGCTGAAGATGTTCAACGACGACGACGAAACGGAAGCGATCATCATGATCGGTGAAATCGGTGGCAACGCCGAGGCCGAAGCCGCTCGTTGGGCCAAGGAGAACTGCAAGAAGCCCATCGCCGGATTCATTGCCGGTGCCACAGCGCCTCCGGGCCGCCGCATGGGCCACGCTGGTGCCATCGTCGGTGGTGAAGAGGACACCGCTGAAGCCAAGAAGAAGATTCTCGCTGAGTGCGGCATCGCCGTTTCCGAGACTCCTTCAGACATGGGC